The genomic segment AGAGTTCGGCAGTTTAGCAAGCACTAAATGAATAACATTTTCAGTTAAATCATGATCGCCGCCAGTAATGAAAATTTTACTACCAGAAATTAAGTAACTGCCATCTTCTTGTGGTTCAGCTTTAGTACGAATATTACGAAGATCTGAACCTGCTTGCGGCTCTGTCATGTCCATGGCACCAGACCATTGGCCTGAATATAGATTTGGTAAATATTTCTCTTTTAATTCTTCTGTAGCATGAGCATTGATACATAAAGCAGCACCAGCAGTCAGTGAGCTGTATAAAGTGAAAGAGTTACATGCGCTGTAGTTCATTTCATCAACTAAAACGCCTAACATTTTTGGCATTCCCATACCGCCAAAATCCGGCTCACCACATAAGCCAACCCAGCCACCATCGGAAAATTGTTGATAAGCTTCTTTAAATCCATCTGGCGTAATAACCTTGCTACCTTCGTGCCTTACTTCTTGCTCGTCACCATTTCTGTTAATAGGTTGAATCAAGTCACGGCTAATCTTGCTAGCTTCATCTAGAATAGCGACTGCGGTGTCCATATCGACCATTTCAGCCATAGCTGGCATGTTTTGCCATGTGGTATTGGCATCAAAGACGTTTTCTAATAAGAATTGCATGTCTTTCAAAGGAGCTTGGTAAGGATTCATATCACACTCTTAAACAGATAATTAAAACAGTTGTTTCAATTTATACAAAAGGACTATGAAACACAAGCTGTATCTGTAGTAAAAAGCATAAATAATGAATAAATTTTACAAATAAACATCCCACTCACTACTTGGTTATGAGTCGCATAAATACGCCTAAAAATAGCGGAAATTAGACAAGGTTTTGAATTCGAAGTGAGTATAAAAGGAACAACTACATATTTGCTAAAGAAAACAAAAACGCAATTGAGTGAGATAACGGCTTAAACATGTTATTGAGCCGATGAACGTTCGAATGCTGCACCAAGTAGAGAAAAGTAATCTAAAATAGCAGCCATAATTTGCTCTCTATGGCCGACATTTGGATATATTAACCGAGTGGCTTGATCTGATTTAGTCGTCCCTGACACAAGATAATTATTTCTTAATGAACCAAACGATTCTATTGAAGATTCAAAAGCACGCGCCATTAGTTCTGTAGGCTTAGAGAAATAATAACTACCTTGTACCTTATCAACCTTAATTGCATTGGTTACAAACTCACTAGCAGACTGTCCATCTTCACTTAATAAAACAAGTTTAAACAAGTTAGATAGCTTATCGTTAAGCGCATGTGGTTTTAATAGATGATCATTAAGCCATAAATCTGATGCACAAGCATACTTGCTGTGACGATCTTCAAAGGCTTTTGCCACTATATAATGATCAAATGCATGCCAAAACTCATGCGCTAACGCACCAGCACCGGCATTTTTAGCTAATGCTAACTCTCTTGTGCTTGGGGAATAATGTGCTTGCACACCTTTTTGGCCACCACGACCAAATAGCATATTTAATGTCTTTCTAAGACCAATAAGTTCAGCGGGAACATTCAGTATCTGAGAAAGATCTGCTAAAGAATCAAAAACTAAATTTGCTGCAATTTTTGACTCATCAGCAGTCACCCATTTACCCACACTGATATGCCTTAAGCCAAACGTTTGTTTGATATCATTGAAATTGGCTTGCTCGCCAAGGCGATAATCTAGTCCATTGCGAAAATATTGTGTATGTTGCAGCAAAACTGAATAACCTATTCGTGGCTAAATTTAAAAAGGATAAAACAGTCATAAAAAATGCCTCAATATGAGGCATTTTTTAAGATAATGAATTACCACATAAGGTCATCAGGGATAGCATAATCCGCATATGGATCATCTTCTTTAGTCACTTGCTCTGTTTGGTTATCATCAGTATCAGTCCAAAGATAACCACACCATTCTGGAACCAATAAATTGACGCGTTCAGCTAATTTATGCGGTACTAAATAGCTTTTATCTTCGTAACGGATAATACCAACTGCACCAGAAAGTAACTGACCTTGTAATTTCTCATTCACATAAACTGATAAGATTTTATTATTAACCGTGAAGTTAAATTTGATTTCAGCATCAGTAGGAATTGAAATAGCGAACTTGGTAAACTCAGTGATGAGTCCACGCACTTGGCCTTTTTCTTCAGCTTCTGCAAAACGTTTTTCATTTAATGCACGATCTTTCTCAGCTTGCTCAAGTTTTTGCTGTGCAATTTGTTGCTTTAAATCTGCACTACCATCATCTATCTTGACTTTCTTCTGCTTACGTTTTTGAGTTTTAACATCACGCGCTTTTTGTTTGCTCGCTAATCCTGCTTTAAGCAATTGCTCTTGTAATGCGTTTGCCATTTAAATCACCTTAAAATTATTTACTATTCTGGCATGTGTTTAGCTAGTGCATCCATTGCCGCGCCTGCACCACCTAATGACCAACCACCATCAACGGGTAAAATTGTTCCAGTGATGTAAGACGCCATATCCGATGCTAAAAATAATGCTGCGTTTGCAATATCTGATTTAACTCCATTGCGTTTCAATGGAACACTG from the Shewanella japonica genome contains:
- a CDS encoding CLCA_X family protein; translated protein: MLQHTQYFRNGLDYRLGEQANFNDIKQTFGLRHISVGKWVTADESKIAANLVFDSLADLSQILNVPAELIGLRKTLNMLFGRGGQKGVQAHYSPSTRELALAKNAGAGALAHEFWHAFDHYIVAKAFEDRHSKYACASDLWLNDHLLKPHALNDKLSNLFKLVLLSEDGQSASEFVTNAIKVDKVQGSYYFSKPTELMARAFESSIESFGSLRNNYLVSGTTKSDQATRLIYPNVGHREQIMAAILDYFSLLGAAFERSSAQ
- a CDS encoding DUF2058 domain-containing protein, translating into MANALQEQLLKAGLASKQKARDVKTQKRKQKKVKIDDGSADLKQQIAQQKLEQAEKDRALNEKRFAEAEEKGQVRGLITEFTKFAISIPTDAEIKFNFTVNNKILSVYVNEKLQGQLLSGAVGIIRYEDKSYLVPHKLAERVNLLVPEWCGYLWTDTDDNQTEQVTKEDDPYADYAIPDDLMW